One genomic window of Methanobrevibacter sp. includes the following:
- a CDS encoding 4Fe-4S binding protein, with protein sequence MVIDLDECGVCEKCIPVCPKDLIEKKGYTMIIKDGCDDCGICLDMCPLGAIYEE encoded by the coding sequence ATAGTAATTGATTTAGATGAATGCGGAGTTTGTGAAAAATGCATTCCTGTCTGTCCAAAGGACTTGATTGAGAAAAAAGGATACACCATGATCATCAAGGATGGTTGTGATGATTGTGGAATATGCCTTGATATGTGTCCTTTAGGAGCTATTTACGAAGAATAA
- the cbiQ gene encoding cobalt ECF transporter T component CbiQ yields the protein MAIEEVRTLEYISSQDSIIHNLEGRVKLVAILLIILFTVFSDRLIVPIVLECFLLIVMFLAELSFKDSFKRVLLLLPFGGFVIAFQPFIHPGNIIWQGPYSWLFITDTGLNWTVLLFARLIVCLTAIVILSSTSPMQEVVQSFRKLGMPRDLAMILTIMVRFLFIFVDELRDIRQSMTSRNFDPFNKDIPYKWRVKQVGYSIAMMFLKAYEKGETIYLSMASRCFSDNSNLYHAKTIIGKHEYIFLAAIIGIIIVLELIVLFYSNHLGYFGISLSL from the coding sequence CACAGGATTCAATAATCCATAATCTGGAAGGTAGGGTCAAGCTTGTTGCCATTTTACTCATCATTCTTTTTACTGTTTTTTCAGATAGATTGATAGTTCCTATCGTACTTGAATGCTTTTTATTGATTGTCATGTTCTTGGCGGAATTGTCCTTTAAGGACAGCTTTAAGAGAGTGCTTCTTCTCTTGCCATTCGGTGGTTTTGTAATAGCATTCCAGCCATTCATACACCCGGGAAATATTATCTGGCAGGGTCCTTATTCATGGCTCTTCATTACAGATACCGGTTTAAATTGGACGGTTCTTTTATTTGCTAGGTTGATTGTCTGTCTGACAGCTATTGTAATCCTTTCATCTACCTCACCTATGCAGGAAGTGGTGCAGTCATTCAGAAAGCTTGGAATGCCAAGAGATCTCGCTATGATTTTGACAATTATGGTAAGGTTCCTCTTTATCTTTGTGGATGAATTGAGGGACATTCGTCAATCAATGACATCAAGAAACTTTGATCCATTCAATAAGGACATCCCATATAAGTGGAGAGTAAAGCAAGTGGGATATAGTATAGCAATGATGTTCTTGAAGGCATATGAAAAGGGAGAGACCATCTATTTAAGTATGGCAAGCAGATGCTTTTCAGACAATTCCAACTTGTATCATGCAAAGACAATCATCGGTAAGCATGAGTATATCTTTTTGGCTGCCATAATTGGAATCATAATCGTTTTGGAATTGATTGTATTGTTCTATTCCAATCATTTAGGTTACTTTGGAATTTCCTTATCTTTATAG
- a CDS encoding adhesin, producing MKKPRFLSKITIIDLLIIICIIGAAGFAIYHMADDDSSNASATSFDYSTNAKILETYLNYYQNGNKVTSTIAGRDSSTGEKIELSGDVLWLGESEKEKVNVLIDNDGRELLAGFYKDVPNADIFIDSISLESNGDTYNNIKDIEFAPKEITNINDLASEIPNGTQYEISTSIAIDNLDSVKYQKLLNALYNNKKPCIVLKDGQTDALEINRANETDLKTASKILGDFNGQTGPIKIRTYN from the coding sequence ATGAAAAAACCAAGATTCTTAAGTAAAATTACAATAATCGACTTATTGATAATAATCTGCATTATAGGCGCTGCCGGATTTGCCATCTACCATATGGCTGATGATGACTCATCAAATGCCTCTGCCACTTCTTTCGATTATTCAACCAATGCCAAAATACTTGAAACCTATTTGAACTATTATCAAAATGGCAATAAGGTAACAAGCACAATAGCTGGAAGGGATTCAAGCACTGGAGAAAAGATTGAACTGAGTGGAGATGTCTTGTGGCTTGGAGAGAGTGAAAAGGAAAAGGTAAACGTTCTGATTGACAATGACGGCAGGGAATTGCTTGCCGGATTCTATAAGGATGTGCCTAATGCAGACATATTCATCGATTCAATAAGCCTGGAATCAAATGGAGATACCTACAATAACATTAAGGACATTGAATTTGCTCCAAAGGAAATAACTAATATTAATGATTTGGCAAGTGAAATCCCTAATGGAACCCAGTATGAAATAAGCACAAGCATTGCCATAGACAACCTGGATAGCGTGAAATATCAGAAACTGTTGAATGCCTTATACAATAATAAGAAGCCTTGCATTGTCTTAAAAGATGGCCAAACCGATGCCCTTGAAATCAATAGGGCAAATGAAACCGATTTGAAAACAGCAAGTAAAATATTGGGAGATTTCAATGGCCAAACAGGTCCAATAAAAATCAGGACTTACAATTAG
- a CDS encoding pyruvate ferredoxin oxidoreductase subunit gamma, with amino-acid sequence MIEIRFHGRGGQGAVTAAEILAKAAFKDGKYSQAFPFFGVERRGAPVMAFTRIDSEPINLRYQVYNPDHVIVLDDGLLNVVDVYSGLKENGEVIINTHEKVESESYKVFDVDATGIALEILGVNIVNTIILGYFAKKTGEVSIESLLEVIKETFPGPIGEKNAVAAQKAYDMA; translated from the coding sequence ATGATTGAAATTCGCTTCCACGGACGTGGAGGACAAGGTGCTGTAACTGCAGCAGAAATTTTAGCAAAGGCAGCATTTAAAGATGGTAAATACTCTCAAGCGTTCCCATTCTTCGGTGTAGAAAGAAGAGGGGCCCCTGTTATGGCATTTACCAGAATCGACAGCGAACCTATCAACTTAAGATATCAGGTTTACAACCCTGATCATGTGATAGTTCTTGACGATGGTCTTTTGAATGTTGTGGATGTCTATTCTGGATTGAAGGAAAATGGTGAAGTTATTATAAACACTCACGAAAAGGTAGAATCTGAAAGTTACAAAGTATTTGATGTGGATGCAACAGGCATCGCATTGGAGATTTTAGGTGTGAACATTGTAAACACCATCATTTTAGGATACTTTGCGAAGAAGACCGGTGAAGTAAGTATTGAATCACTTCTTGAAGTAATTAAGGAAACCTTCCCAGGTCCAATTGGAGAGAAAAACGCAGTGGCAGCTCAAAAAGCTTATGATATGGCTTAG
- the porD gene encoding pyruvate synthase subunit PorD, with the protein MVSIGCAISEPGSTRKNKTGSWRTFKPILDKEACVDCNNCLMFCPEGCVNKEHDIDYDYCKGCGICKEECPVQAIKMEIE; encoded by the coding sequence ATGGTTTCTATTGGATGTGCAATTAGTGAACCTGGAAGTACTCGTAAAAACAAGACAGGGAGTTGGAGAACTTTTAAGCCAATCCTTGACAAAGAAGCTTGTGTAGATTGCAATAACTGTCTCATGTTCTGTCCAGAAGGATGCGTAAACAAGGAACATGACATTGATTACGATTATTGCAAAGGTTGCGGTATTTGTAAAGAGGAATGCCCAGTTCAAGCTATTAAGATGGAAATAGAATAA
- a CDS encoding transcription factor S — translation MRFCPNCGKMLIPENKKIKCDCGYEEEISEESIRAEYQFEGERKKENEVIVTDNNNVALPTKEITCYKCGGTKGYWWTVQTRSADEAPTYFIRCTKCGNTWRRSN, via the coding sequence ATGAGATTCTGTCCTAATTGCGGTAAAATGCTGATACCTGAAAACAAGAAAATCAAATGTGATTGCGGATATGAGGAAGAGATATCCGAAGAAAGCATTAGAGCGGAGTATCAGTTTGAAGGGGAAAGGAAAAAAGAGAATGAGGTTATTGTAACTGACAACAATAATGTGGCCCTGCCTACAAAAGAGATTACCTGCTACAAATGCGGAGGAACCAAAGGCTACTGGTGGACAGTCCAAACAAGATCCGCCGATGAGGCTCCAACCTATTTCATAAGATGTACCAAATGTGGAAACACCTGGAGAAGGTCTAATTAA
- the porA gene encoding pyruvate synthase subunit PorA, with product MAKEIMTTNRAVAEAVKLAKPQVVPVYPITPQTTISEYLAQFVADGDLDAEYIRVESEHSAISATLGASEAGVRVFTATSSQGLMLMHEILFAAAGMRAPIVMADANRAISAPLNIWNDQQDSIAQRDAGWIQLYVENAQEGFDTILQAYRIAEHEEVMLPVMVCLDGFILTHTVEPVDLLEQAEVDTFLEPYVPKFAYLDPERPMSLGNFADPEYYTEARHDMQVAMDKSMEVIKEVGAEFGEKFGRSYGLTESYLCDDAEIILVCMGSMASTVRHVVDQLREKGEKVGLLRIRSYRPFPFEEIDEIVKNADKLAVLDKNFSFGIGGALFADLKTKCHKETYGFILGLGGRDVIPEYIEEAVELTKNPVKEVTWLGLKEDE from the coding sequence ATGGCAAAAGAAATTATGACAACAAATAGAGCAGTTGCAGAAGCTGTAAAGTTAGCAAAACCACAAGTTGTTCCTGTTTATCCTATCACTCCTCAAACTACCATATCCGAATACCTTGCACAGTTCGTTGCAGACGGTGATTTGGATGCGGAGTATATCAGAGTGGAATCAGAACACAGTGCAATCAGTGCTACTTTAGGAGCTTCCGAGGCAGGAGTAAGAGTATTCACTGCTACCTCATCTCAAGGATTGATGTTGATGCATGAGATATTATTCGCAGCTGCAGGTATGAGAGCTCCAATAGTAATGGCAGATGCGAACAGGGCAATCTCTGCTCCATTGAACATTTGGAACGATCAGCAAGACTCCATCGCACAAAGAGATGCAGGATGGATTCAACTTTATGTGGAAAATGCACAGGAAGGATTTGACACTATTCTTCAAGCATATAGGATTGCAGAGCATGAAGAGGTTATGTTACCTGTAATGGTATGTTTGGACGGATTTATCTTAACACACACCGTCGAACCTGTAGACTTATTGGAACAAGCTGAAGTTGATACCTTCCTTGAACCTTATGTACCTAAATTCGCTTACCTTGACCCTGAAAGGCCAATGTCCTTAGGTAACTTTGCAGACCCTGAATATTACACAGAGGCAAGACATGACATGCAAGTTGCTATGGACAAGTCCATGGAAGTAATCAAGGAAGTAGGTGCGGAATTCGGTGAGAAATTCGGAAGAAGCTACGGATTGACTGAAAGCTACCTTTGTGATGATGCAGAAATCATTTTAGTCTGTATGGGTTCAATGGCAAGTACAGTAAGACATGTGGTTGACCAATTAAGAGAAAAAGGCGAAAAGGTAGGTCTCTTGAGAATAAGATCCTACAGGCCATTCCCATTCGAGGAAATTGATGAAATCGTCAAAAACGCAGATAAATTGGCTGTACTTGACAAGAACTTCTCATTCGGTATTGGCGGAGCTCTTTTCGCAGACTTGAAAACCAAATGTCACAAAGAGACCTATGGCTTCATTTTAGGATTAGGTGGAAGAGACGTTATTCCTGAATACATTGAGGAGGCTGTAGAATTAACTAAAAATCCAGTAAAAGAAGTTACTTGGTTAGGCTTAAAGGAGGATGAATAA
- a CDS encoding oligosaccharide repeat unit polymerase family protein, which yields MSLIYSITSTITRNIEDMLRNSFLFTIIFKIFEFIENEWVNSYFKSLYPGENFLSIFKKSRIMKEEIFSPLIVLVTFTLFLLLATDPVSRDLQIVILIAFISFFIGSIIFPRFILNNQSNDNSEKNKNNQIPLFNTKDIHSIGFCLTLIGIIFLFISIASVGGLPILKSSLRYSLKPMFTMPVFLVIPGIGLIASHYLNQFKRGKINRSQVRFRFLILTAIGMITVLTLEYRTPIIAILLMMIIIAYCGEILSVWEVIIGAFIGVCAIMGIGYLRSLNELAISSNTSMFSTLEHRANFTMHVLNLLNQISGNFGILHGKMIASSMPGSDLGPRMLVGKLIAWRTEVTVTPTLLGQMIVDFGKLGVALEMCLLGFILGTGYKIIKVTKDSFYIAIYSLILTYTILGVETGILDIPVLSYFFVISFIYLAAILKDKGIRIY from the coding sequence ATGAGCTTGATATATTCTATAACTAGCACAATAACTAGAAATATAGAAGATATGCTAAGAAACTCATTCTTATTCACAATTATCTTCAAAATATTTGAATTTATTGAAAATGAATGGGTCAACAGCTATTTCAAGAGCTTATATCCTGGTGAAAACTTTTTATCCATCTTTAAAAAAAGCAGGATAATGAAAGAGGAAATATTTTCACCACTTATTGTTTTAGTTACATTCACTCTTTTTCTGCTTCTTGCAACTGACCCCGTTTCAAGGGATTTGCAGATTGTCATACTAATTGCATTTATTTCTTTTTTTATTGGATCAATCATTTTTCCAAGATTCATTTTAAACAATCAGAGCAATGACAATAGTGAAAAGAATAAAAACAATCAGATTCCACTATTCAATACAAAGGACATCCATTCAATCGGATTCTGCCTCACATTGATTGGAATCATATTCCTGTTTATTAGCATTGCATCTGTTGGAGGATTGCCAATACTCAAATCCTCCTTAAGATACTCCCTTAAGCCTATGTTTACAATGCCTGTATTTTTAGTTATTCCTGGTATAGGCTTAATCGCATCACATTACTTGAATCAGTTCAAAAGGGGCAAAATCAACAGAAGCCAAGTAAGATTCAGATTCCTGATTCTGACAGCCATTGGAATGATAACCGTTCTCACACTTGAATACAGGACTCCTATCATTGCAATCCTGCTTATGATGATCATAATCGCTTACTGTGGAGAGATATTATCAGTTTGGGAAGTGATTATAGGTGCATTCATTGGAGTATGTGCAATAATGGGAATTGGCTACTTGAGATCACTGAATGAACTTGCAATCAGTTCAAACACAAGCATGTTCTCAACTTTAGAGCATAGGGCAAACTTTACAATGCATGTATTGAACCTATTGAATCAAATTTCAGGGAACTTTGGAATTCTCCATGGAAAGATGATAGCAAGCTCAATGCCAGGAAGCGATCTTGGACCTAGAATGCTGGTTGGCAAATTGATAGCCTGGAGAACCGAAGTGACTGTTACCCCTACCCTATTGGGCCAAATGATTGTAGACTTTGGAAAGCTTGGGGTTGCTTTAGAGATGTGCTTGCTCGGATTCATATTGGGAACTGGATATAAAATAATCAAAGTCACTAAAGACTCATTTTACATTGCAATATATAGCTTAATATTGACTTATACCATTTTAGGAGTGGAAACCGGAATATTGGACATACCTGTCTTATCATACTTCTTTGTAATATCCTTCATCTATTTAGCAGCTATTCTAAAGGATAAAGGGATTAGAATCTATTAA